In Jatrophihabitans endophyticus, one DNA window encodes the following:
- a CDS encoding selenocysteine-specific translation elongation factor: MHVLATAGHVDHGKSTLVRALTGMEPDRFAEERRRGLTIDLGYAWTTLPSDEEIAFVDVPGHQRFIANMLAGLGPAPAVLFVVAADEGWSRQSGEHLAAIDALQVRHAVLAVTRADLADPAPALADAAARLAATSLGTVDAVAVSGATGAGLAALRTALDRLVASLPLPDALAPVRLWLDRSFSIRGAGTVVTGTLAAGSVGVGDTLALREGTVTVRGVQSTGTELDRVDGVARVALNLRGTKPDAVGRGDVLLTPDAWHRTDALDVRLTATEDALPAELVLHVGTAAVPVRVRPLDPSATLARLTLAEALPLRAGDRAVLRDPGRQAVAAGVLVLDADPPSLRRRGAARARAGELVGATGTPDVTVEVGRRGVARRDHLARLGVPVGEADLAPGAVRALGDWLVADPTWRRWVANAPAVLATRARSHPLDPSPSLGAFGRALALPDDAVLVRAVVAAAGLRVGDGRVEQPGARPAPQDVHPGIRALVDRLAGAPFAAPERDELAELGLGPRQLAAAAKAGLVVRLGGDVVLAADAAARATTVLAGLEQPFTASAARQALGTTRRVAIPLLEHLDHVGVTVRVDATRRLVRS; encoded by the coding sequence GTGCACGTCCTCGCCACCGCCGGGCACGTCGACCACGGCAAGTCGACGCTCGTGCGCGCCCTCACCGGCATGGAGCCCGACCGCTTCGCCGAGGAGAGGCGGCGTGGCCTCACCATCGACCTCGGCTATGCGTGGACGACGCTCCCGTCCGACGAGGAGATCGCGTTCGTCGACGTCCCCGGGCACCAGCGCTTCATCGCCAACATGCTGGCCGGCCTCGGCCCGGCGCCGGCGGTGCTGTTCGTCGTCGCCGCGGACGAGGGGTGGTCGCGGCAGTCCGGCGAGCACCTGGCCGCGATCGACGCGCTGCAGGTCCGGCACGCGGTCCTCGCCGTCACCCGGGCCGACCTGGCCGATCCCGCCCCGGCCCTCGCGGACGCGGCGGCCCGGCTGGCGGCGACCAGCCTCGGCACCGTCGACGCGGTCGCGGTCTCCGGGGCGACCGGCGCCGGGCTCGCCGCGCTGCGGACGGCCCTCGACCGGCTGGTGGCCTCGCTCCCCCTGCCGGACGCCCTCGCCCCGGTTCGGCTCTGGCTCGACCGGAGCTTCAGCATTCGGGGTGCCGGCACCGTCGTGACGGGGACGCTCGCGGCCGGCTCGGTCGGGGTGGGTGACACGCTCGCCCTGCGCGAGGGCACGGTGACGGTCCGCGGCGTGCAGAGCACCGGCACCGAGCTCGACCGCGTCGACGGGGTGGCGCGGGTCGCGCTCAACCTCCGCGGCACCAAGCCCGACGCCGTCGGCCGTGGCGACGTCCTGCTCACCCCCGACGCCTGGCACCGCACCGACGCGCTCGACGTCCGGCTCACCGCCACCGAGGACGCCCTGCCGGCCGAGCTCGTCCTGCACGTCGGGACGGCGGCGGTGCCCGTGCGGGTCCGGCCCCTGGACCCGTCCGCCACCCTCGCCCGCCTCACGCTGGCCGAGGCGCTGCCCTTGCGCGCGGGCGACCGCGCCGTGCTGCGCGATCCCGGCCGGCAGGCGGTGGCCGCCGGCGTCCTCGTGCTGGACGCCGATCCGCCGTCACTGCGTCGGCGCGGCGCCGCGCGGGCCCGGGCCGGCGAGCTCGTGGGCGCCACCGGAACGCCGGACGTGACCGTCGAGGTGGGTCGCCGGGGCGTCGCACGCCGGGACCACCTCGCACGGCTGGGCGTGCCGGTCGGCGAGGCGGACCTCGCTCCGGGTGCGGTACGCGCGCTCGGCGACTGGCTGGTGGCCGATCCGACCTGGCGGCGCTGGGTCGCGAACGCGCCGGCGGTGCTGGCCACCCGGGCGCGGTCGCATCCGCTGGACCCCTCCCCCAGCCTCGGCGCCTTCGGCCGTGCGCTCGCACTGCCCGACGACGCGGTGCTCGTCCGCGCCGTCGTGGCCGCCGCGGGGCTGCGGGTAGGCGACGGCCGGGTGGAGCAGCCGGGCGCACGCCCCGCCCCGCAGGACGTCCATCCCGGCATCCGCGCCCTCGTCGACCGGCTCGCCGGCGCTCCGTTCGCGGCCCCCGAACGTGACGAGCTCGCCGAGCTCGGGCTCGGGCCCCGCCAGCTCGCTGCGGCGGCGAAGGCCGGGCTGGTGGTGCGTCTCGGCGGGGACGTCGTCCTCGCCGCCGACGCCGCCGCCCGCGCCACGACCGTCCTCGCCGGTCTCGAGCAGCCGTTCACCGCCAGCGCCGCGCGCCAGGCGCTCGGCACCACCCGCCGCGTCGCGATCCCGCTGCTCGAGCACCTCGACCACGTCGGGGTGACCGTCCGCGTCGACGCCACCCGGCGTCTCGTACGGTCGTGA
- the nrfD gene encoding NrfD/PsrC family molybdoenzyme membrane anchor subunit, translating into MVPDVEFTSYYGRPVVKVAPWTADIPAYLFLGGLAGGSSLLAAGADLTGRPGLRRVGRLGAAAGITLSFGALVHDLGRPLRFLNMLRVAKPTSPMSTGTWILMGYGPAAGIAGAAELGELVRPYLPRSLRWTVRLLSALAPSAGFAAAVAAPAVASYTAVLLADTATPSWHEAYRELPFVFVGSAAAAAGGLGMLAGPPAEAGPARRLAAAGAVAELVAERVMESSMGVTAEPLHEGRAGALLRASKALTAGGALVGALLGGRSRVAAVAGGAALVLGSACTRFGIFEAGQASARDPKYTVVPQRERIAEREA; encoded by the coding sequence ATGGTGCCGGACGTCGAGTTCACGTCGTACTACGGCCGTCCGGTCGTCAAGGTGGCGCCATGGACGGCCGACATCCCCGCCTACCTGTTCCTCGGCGGGCTCGCCGGCGGCTCGTCGCTGCTGGCCGCGGGTGCCGATCTCACCGGCCGGCCGGGGCTACGCCGGGTCGGCCGGCTCGGCGCCGCCGCCGGGATCACGCTGAGCTTCGGGGCGCTGGTCCACGACCTCGGCAGGCCGCTGCGGTTCCTCAACATGCTGCGGGTGGCCAAGCCGACGTCGCCGATGTCCACCGGCACCTGGATCCTCATGGGGTACGGACCCGCCGCGGGGATCGCCGGAGCGGCCGAGCTAGGCGAGCTGGTCCGCCCGTACCTGCCGCGGTCGCTGCGGTGGACGGTGCGGTTGCTCTCGGCGCTCGCGCCCTCTGCCGGCTTCGCGGCCGCGGTCGCCGCGCCGGCCGTCGCGTCCTACACCGCCGTGCTGCTCGCCGACACCGCCACACCGTCGTGGCACGAGGCCTACCGCGAGCTGCCGTTCGTGTTCGTCGGCTCGGCGGCCGCCGCGGCGGGCGGTCTCGGCATGCTGGCCGGGCCGCCGGCCGAGGCCGGCCCCGCCCGTCGGCTGGCCGCGGCCGGTGCCGTCGCCGAGCTCGTCGCGGAGCGCGTCATGGAGTCGTCCATGGGTGTGACGGCCGAGCCGCTGCACGAGGGGCGGGCGGGCGCACTGCTGCGAGCCAGCAAGGCCCTCACCGCGGGCGGTGCCCTGGTCGGCGCGCTGCTCGGGGGCCGCTCCCGCGTCGCCGCCGTGGCCGGCGGGGCCGCGCTGGTACTGGGCTCGGCCTGCACCCGGTTCGGCATCTTCGAGGCCGGGCAGGCGTCGGCTCGCGACCCGAAGTACACCGTCGTCCCGCAGCGCGAGCGCATTGCCGAGCGGGAGGCGTGA
- the selD gene encoding selenide, water dikinase SelD gives MTKTDAVRLTQYAHGGGCACKIPPGELEDVVRDLVGPPSPDLLVGLDDGDDAAVVVIDERTAVVTTADFFTPVVDDAYTFGRIAAANALSDVYAMGGRPLVAVNLVGWPRDVLPTELLREVLRGGLDVARQARCHVGGGHSIDDPEPKYGMAVTGVADPARLLRNDAARPGLPVSLTKPLGVGVLNNRHKSTGEVFPQAIESMVALNADASVAALAAGAEAATDVTGFGLLGHLYKLARASGVSAVVHAAAVPYLDGARDALRDGFVSGGTKRNLDWVRPHLAATVPEDELLLLADAQTSGGLLVVGEVPGAPVVGETVAAGDTVLTVR, from the coding sequence GTGACGAAGACCGACGCCGTCCGCCTCACGCAGTACGCCCACGGTGGGGGCTGCGCCTGCAAGATCCCGCCGGGTGAGCTCGAGGACGTGGTCCGCGACCTCGTCGGGCCGCCGTCGCCGGACCTGCTCGTGGGGCTCGACGACGGCGACGACGCGGCGGTGGTGGTGATCGACGAGCGCACCGCGGTGGTCACGACCGCGGACTTCTTCACCCCGGTGGTGGACGACGCCTACACCTTCGGCCGCATCGCCGCCGCCAACGCGCTGTCGGACGTCTACGCGATGGGCGGACGGCCGCTGGTCGCGGTGAACCTCGTCGGCTGGCCCCGCGACGTGCTGCCCACCGAGCTGCTGCGCGAGGTGCTGCGCGGCGGTCTGGACGTCGCACGGCAGGCGCGCTGCCACGTCGGCGGCGGTCACAGCATCGACGACCCCGAGCCCAAGTACGGCATGGCCGTCACCGGGGTGGCCGATCCGGCGCGGCTGCTGCGCAACGACGCGGCGCGTCCCGGCCTGCCCGTCAGCCTCACCAAGCCGTTGGGCGTCGGCGTGCTCAACAACCGGCACAAGAGCACCGGCGAGGTCTTTCCCCAGGCGATCGAGTCGATGGTCGCGCTGAACGCCGATGCGTCGGTGGCGGCGCTGGCCGCCGGGGCCGAGGCGGCCACCGACGTCACCGGTTTCGGGCTGCTCGGCCACCTCTACAAGCTCGCGCGGGCGTCCGGGGTATCGGCGGTGGTCCACGCGGCCGCCGTCCCGTACCTCGACGGTGCCCGTGACGCGCTCCGCGACGGCTTCGTCAGCGGCGGCACGAAGCGCAACCTGGACTGGGTGCGCCCGCACCTCGCGGCCACCGTGCCCGAGGACGAGCTGCTGCTGCTCGCCGACGCCCAGACCAGCGGCGGCCTACTCGTGGTCGGCGAGGTGCCGGGCGCCCCGGTCGTCGGCGAGACGGTCGCGGCCGGCGACACCGTGCTCACCGTCCGCTGA
- a CDS encoding S8 family serine peptidase: MTTRRTALRTSVHTTRWGRCAAAVALGAATAATLVVATPGAPAAAAPNAPSGTVTAAVKAARDWLASGGALWGDHAADKAAVSTGQYAAATDPGSLYTVERAIGARRVWASNDSAGHAVTGKGIAVALLDSGVARVSGLDGQGKVTYGPDLSVETNGVLDGADTYGHGTHLAGIIAGRDTAAKSAKLATQDPNTQLGVAPDAQVEALKLATTDGSTDVSQVIAGLDWIVQHPVTADGTRIRVVNLAYGTDSVQPYQVDPLAAAVENAWRHGLVVVVSGGNEGRSAGRLTDPATDPYVLAVGASDGGDTVAGWATPSVADFSSSGSAQRHVDLLAPGRSVVSLRDPGSFVDTNHPEGRVDGDSAGRLFRGSGTSQAAAVVSGAVALLLQAYPNLTPDQVKYVLTRSATDVAAAPADAGAGQLNIASALDLARSMTSLLGRLTTASVTQSWPAATGTGSLDAARGGSRLVDAEGTELAGEIDVQGQPWDGATWWAAASAANAWDGGSWNGAIWTGTGWRTGSSWDAARWSSARWSSARWSDADWDSARWSSARWSSARWSSARWSSARWSDADWDSARWSAAAWA; encoded by the coding sequence ATGACGACACGACGCACGGCCCTCCGCACGTCGGTGCACACCACCCGCTGGGGACGGTGTGCCGCGGCCGTCGCCCTCGGCGCCGCGACCGCCGCGACGCTCGTCGTCGCCACCCCGGGAGCGCCCGCCGCGGCCGCACCGAACGCTCCGTCGGGGACGGTCACCGCCGCCGTGAAGGCCGCCCGCGACTGGCTCGCATCCGGCGGTGCGCTCTGGGGCGACCACGCGGCGGACAAGGCTGCCGTGAGCACGGGGCAGTACGCCGCGGCCACCGACCCGGGCTCGCTGTACACCGTCGAGCGCGCCATCGGCGCCCGCCGGGTGTGGGCGAGCAACGACAGCGCCGGCCACGCCGTCACCGGCAAGGGAATCGCCGTCGCCCTGCTCGACTCCGGCGTCGCCCGCGTGTCCGGGTTGGACGGCCAGGGGAAGGTCACCTACGGGCCGGACCTCTCCGTCGAGACCAACGGCGTGCTCGACGGCGCCGACACCTACGGCCACGGCACGCACCTGGCCGGCATCATCGCCGGCCGCGACACCGCCGCGAAGTCGGCCAAGCTCGCCACCCAGGACCCGAACACCCAGCTCGGTGTCGCTCCCGACGCCCAGGTCGAGGCGCTCAAGCTGGCGACGACCGACGGCAGCACCGACGTCAGCCAGGTCATCGCCGGTCTCGACTGGATCGTCCAGCACCCGGTCACGGCCGACGGGACGCGCATCCGTGTCGTCAACCTCGCGTACGGCACCGACTCGGTGCAGCCCTACCAGGTCGACCCGCTCGCCGCGGCGGTCGAGAACGCGTGGCGTCACGGCCTCGTGGTCGTGGTCTCGGGCGGCAACGAGGGGCGTTCCGCGGGGCGGCTCACCGATCCGGCCACCGACCCCTACGTCCTCGCCGTCGGCGCGTCCGACGGCGGTGACACGGTCGCCGGCTGGGCCACGCCGTCGGTGGCGGACTTCAGCAGCTCCGGTTCGGCGCAACGACACGTCGACCTCCTCGCGCCGGGACGCTCCGTCGTCTCGCTGCGCGACCCGGGCTCCTTCGTGGACACGAACCACCCCGAGGGACGGGTGGACGGCGACAGCGCCGGCCGGCTGTTCCGCGGCAGCGGCACGAGTCAGGCCGCCGCAGTCGTCTCGGGCGCGGTGGCGCTGCTGCTGCAGGCCTACCCGAACCTGACGCCGGACCAGGTCAAGTACGTGCTCACACGCAGCGCGACCGACGTGGCCGCCGCTCCGGCCGACGCCGGCGCCGGCCAGCTGAACATCGCCTCCGCGCTGGACCTCGCCCGGTCGATGACCAGCCTCCTGGGACGCCTCACCACCGCGTCCGTGACGCAGAGCTGGCCGGCGGCCACGGGCACCGGCTCGCTCGACGCGGCCCGCGGTGGCAGCCGGCTCGTCGATGCCGAGGGCACCGAGCTCGCCGGCGAGATCGACGTGCAGGGGCAGCCCTGGGACGGCGCGACCTGGTGGGCAGCCGCGTCCGCGGCGAACGCGTGGGACGGCGGCTCGTGGAACGGCGCGATCTGGACCGGCACCGGGTGGCGAACCGGCTCCTCCTGGGACGCGGCGCGCTGGTCGTCCGCCCGCTGGTCGTCGGCACGGTGGTCGGACGCGGACTGGGACTCGGCTCGCTGGTCGTCCGCCCGCTGGTCGTCCGCTCGCTGGTCGTCCGCTCGCTGGTCGTCTGCCCGCTGGTCGGACGCGGACTGGGACTCCGCGCGCTGGTCCGCCGCCGCCTGGGCCTAG
- a CDS encoding chorismate mutase codes for MTSGPTDERDPAVADRLAELRGSIDNLDAALVHLLAERFKLTRAVGELKARTGMPAADPGREERQIARLRALADDAHLDPAFAEQFLTFIVAEVVRHHEAIARRHR; via the coding sequence GTGACCTCCGGCCCCACCGACGAGCGAGACCCTGCCGTCGCCGACCGTCTCGCCGAGCTGCGGGGCAGCATCGACAATCTCGACGCGGCCCTCGTCCACCTGCTCGCCGAACGGTTCAAGCTGACCCGCGCCGTCGGCGAGCTGAAGGCGCGCACGGGGATGCCCGCGGCCGACCCCGGTCGCGAGGAACGGCAGATAGCGCGGTTGCGCGCACTCGCCGACGACGCCCACCTCGACCCGGCGTTCGCCGAGCAGTTCCTGACGTTCATCGTCGCCGAGGTCGTCCGTCACCACGAGGCCATCGCGCGCCGGCACCGCTGA
- the selA gene encoding L-seryl-tRNA(Sec) selenium transferase: MTDPRRAVPRTDAVLADPRLVAAAARLGRADVKRVVAETLADVRAGTLVAGDPGDVADVVVRRLPTPPRRVINATGVVLHTNLGRAPLSAEALTAVGAAAGYTDVEFDLATGRRAPRGRGALAALAAAVPGAGGVLVANNGAAALALATTALAGGREVVVSRGEMVEIGDGFRLPDLVESTGVRLREVGTTNRVTVADYAAAVGPGTGAILKVHPSNFRIEGFTGSVAVRELAALTPPVIVDVGSGLLAPHPLLPDEPDVAGAVAAGAAVVTCSGDKLLGGPQAGLLFGTAEMIATLRRHPLYRAFRVDKLTLAALEATVRMPANPTWRALTADAHGLEQRCGRVARGVGGEVATHDGAVGGGSAPGTTLAGWAVSLPAALAPALRTGEPPVVGRILDDRLLLDLRCVDPDDDDVLVAAVAAARRAAG; this comes from the coding sequence ATGACCGACCCGCGCCGCGCGGTGCCGCGCACCGACGCCGTGCTGGCCGATCCGCGCCTCGTCGCCGCGGCGGCGCGCCTCGGCCGCGCGGACGTGAAGCGCGTCGTCGCCGAGACACTGGCCGACGTGCGGGCCGGGACGCTCGTGGCCGGCGATCCCGGTGACGTGGCCGACGTCGTCGTACGGCGACTCCCGACGCCGCCGCGCCGGGTGATCAACGCGACCGGCGTGGTGCTGCACACGAACCTCGGCCGGGCGCCGCTGTCGGCCGAGGCGCTGACCGCCGTGGGCGCCGCGGCCGGGTACACCGACGTGGAGTTCGACCTCGCCACGGGCCGGCGCGCACCGCGCGGTCGGGGCGCGCTCGCGGCGCTGGCCGCCGCGGTGCCCGGCGCGGGCGGGGTGCTCGTGGCCAACAACGGCGCGGCCGCGCTCGCTCTCGCCACCACCGCGCTGGCGGGCGGGCGCGAGGTCGTGGTCAGCCGCGGCGAGATGGTGGAGATCGGCGACGGGTTCCGGCTCCCGGACCTCGTCGAGTCCACCGGCGTCCGGCTGCGGGAGGTGGGGACGACGAACCGGGTGACCGTCGCGGACTACGCCGCGGCGGTCGGCCCGGGCACCGGGGCGATCCTCAAGGTGCACCCGAGCAACTTCCGCATCGAGGGCTTCACCGGCTCGGTGGCGGTGCGCGAGCTCGCCGCATTGACGCCGCCGGTGATCGTGGACGTCGGCAGCGGACTGCTCGCCCCGCACCCGCTGCTGCCCGACGAACCCGATGTCGCGGGCGCGGTCGCTGCGGGTGCCGCCGTCGTCACCTGCAGCGGTGACAAGCTGCTCGGCGGTCCGCAGGCGGGTCTGCTGTTCGGCACCGCCGAGATGATCGCGACGCTGCGCCGGCATCCGCTCTACCGCGCGTTCCGCGTCGACAAGCTCACCCTCGCCGCCCTCGAGGCCACCGTCCGGATGCCGGCCAACCCGACCTGGCGGGCGCTGACCGCCGACGCCCACGGCCTCGAACAGCGATGCGGCCGCGTTGCCCGGGGCGTCGGCGGCGAGGTGGCGACGCACGACGGCGCGGTCGGCGGCGGCAGCGCGCCCGGGACGACGCTCGCCGGCTGGGCCGTGTCGCTGCCGGCGGCGCTGGCACCGGCGCTGCGCACCGGCGAACCGCCCGTGGTGGGCCGGATCCTGGACGACCGGCTGCTGCTCGACCTGCGCTGCGTCGACCCCGACGACGACGACGTCCTCGTCGCGGCCGTCGCGGCCGCTCGCCGGGCGGCGGGGTAG
- a CDS encoding putative bifunctional diguanylate cyclase/phosphodiesterase, whose product MSSTSRARRRTTQLSVALAAGAIAIAVGYRQPATLSTSTSTWLLGAALFVGFLLGEQFLLNIEFRRQAHSLTLGGIPLVLGALLVPLPVVLAARVLGAGTALAIQRMRPEKTFFNLSMYGFEAAVDTAAIHALVGTRSGPDLGLAAVALLVTVAVDQLMSCAVLAVIRMHNGPLSRRDVAEVLVPAAVLATVTMSATFGIVLLAGAGVVGWVVVVVTAGSAIAMYRGFLVASRRHTKLETIHEFVTGSAGTASLTATTEDLLARVRTLLRAARAEVTVLDAETGVDQRAGAKATRFTSDESGFSAAVVEQAALDWTAMRAVTDNESLVVPRTTRDRALRKWLTERGYRDAMVAPLPGAAGLGGVITVTDRMGDLASFTDDDLRLLQTLTSHFAVAGERAQMVERLAYDATHDTLTGLANRARLTRSILETPIGDGTRTAVLLLDLDEFKEVNDSLGHGAGDQLLQVVADRFAAALPADAVAARLGGDEFAACFSLAADDAASAVCIAEQIVAALAEPIVIDEVVLAAAASIGIATSVDPALSKDLLRHADTAMYAAKRGDDRVAVYDARMERDRTEKLALLADLRTTLQEHPERIAVYFQPQIDLASRSVCSAEALVRWHHPTLGVVSPDRFIPLAETAGLIDQFTPLILDAALHECRAWAESGRDIGVAVNLSARNVGDPRLPQQVAAALRRAGVPSSSLTIEITESSVIADPAQTLSVLARLAAQGVRISLDDFGTGYSSLSYLQRLPVQEVKIDRSFVFGLAQQEDARNSRALISAITSLCRSLDLHVVAEGAELAEMLDELRVLGCDVAQGYVIARPLSAPDFARWLDESAFAGSPRPRLLDDRASA is encoded by the coding sequence ATGAGCTCCACGTCGCGGGCCCGGCGCCGCACGACGCAGCTGAGCGTCGCGCTCGCCGCCGGGGCGATCGCCATCGCCGTCGGGTACCGCCAGCCTGCCACCCTGAGCACGTCGACGAGCACCTGGTTGCTCGGCGCGGCCCTGTTCGTGGGGTTCCTGCTGGGTGAGCAGTTCCTGCTCAACATCGAGTTCCGCAGGCAGGCCCACTCGCTCACGCTCGGCGGCATCCCGCTCGTCCTGGGCGCGCTGCTGGTGCCGCTGCCCGTGGTGCTCGCCGCACGTGTCCTCGGCGCCGGAACGGCGCTCGCGATCCAGCGGATGCGGCCGGAGAAGACGTTCTTCAACCTGTCCATGTACGGCTTCGAGGCCGCGGTCGACACCGCGGCGATCCACGCACTGGTGGGCACGCGGAGCGGGCCCGATCTCGGGCTCGCCGCCGTCGCACTGCTGGTCACCGTCGCCGTCGACCAGCTGATGAGCTGCGCGGTCCTGGCCGTCATCCGCATGCACAACGGGCCGCTCTCGCGCCGCGACGTGGCGGAGGTCCTCGTCCCCGCCGCCGTGCTCGCGACGGTGACGATGTCGGCGACGTTCGGGATCGTGCTGCTCGCCGGGGCGGGCGTGGTGGGGTGGGTCGTCGTCGTCGTGACGGCGGGCTCGGCCATCGCGATGTACCGCGGCTTCCTCGTCGCCTCGCGGCGTCACACCAAGCTGGAGACCATCCACGAGTTCGTCACGGGCAGCGCCGGCACCGCGTCGCTCACCGCCACGACCGAGGATCTGCTGGCGCGCGTGCGGACGCTGCTCCGGGCGGCCCGGGCCGAGGTCACGGTCCTCGACGCGGAGACCGGCGTCGACCAGCGCGCCGGGGCCAAGGCCACCCGCTTCACCAGCGACGAGTCCGGCTTCAGCGCGGCCGTCGTCGAACAGGCCGCCCTCGACTGGACCGCCATGCGTGCGGTGACCGACAACGAGTCGCTCGTCGTGCCGCGCACGACCCGCGACCGGGCGCTGCGCAAGTGGCTGACCGAGCGCGGCTACCGCGACGCGATGGTCGCTCCGCTGCCCGGCGCGGCCGGCCTCGGTGGCGTCATCACCGTGACCGACCGCATGGGCGACCTCGCGAGCTTCACCGACGACGACCTGCGGCTGCTGCAGACCTTGACGAGCCATTTCGCGGTGGCCGGTGAGCGCGCGCAGATGGTGGAGCGGCTGGCCTACGACGCGACCCACGACACCCTGACCGGCTTGGCCAACCGGGCCCGGCTGACCCGCAGCATCCTCGAGACCCCGATCGGCGACGGGACGCGCACGGCGGTGCTGCTGCTCGACCTCGACGAGTTCAAGGAGGTCAACGACAGCCTCGGGCACGGTGCGGGCGACCAGTTGCTGCAGGTGGTGGCCGACCGGTTCGCCGCCGCGCTGCCGGCCGACGCCGTCGCGGCCCGGCTCGGCGGCGACGAGTTCGCGGCGTGCTTCTCACTGGCCGCCGACGACGCCGCGTCGGCCGTTTGCATCGCCGAGCAGATCGTCGCCGCTCTCGCCGAGCCCATCGTGATCGACGAGGTCGTCCTCGCTGCGGCGGCGAGCATCGGCATCGCGACCAGCGTCGACCCGGCGCTGTCGAAGGACCTGCTCCGTCACGCGGACACCGCCATGTACGCGGCGAAGCGCGGCGACGACCGGGTGGCCGTCTACGACGCGCGCATGGAGCGCGACCGTACGGAGAAGCTGGCGCTGCTGGCTGACCTGCGGACCACCCTGCAGGAGCATCCGGAACGCATCGCCGTGTACTTCCAGCCGCAGATCGACCTCGCCAGCCGCTCGGTCTGCAGCGCCGAGGCCCTGGTTCGCTGGCATCACCCCACCCTCGGCGTCGTGTCGCCCGACCGCTTCATCCCGCTTGCCGAGACGGCCGGCCTCATCGACCAGTTCACCCCGCTCATCCTGGACGCGGCGCTGCACGAGTGCCGCGCCTGGGCCGAGTCCGGCCGCGACATCGGGGTGGCCGTCAACCTGTCCGCGCGCAACGTCGGCGATCCGCGTCTGCCGCAGCAGGTGGCCGCCGCCCTGCGCCGCGCCGGAGTGCCCAGCTCGTCGCTGACCATCGAGATCACGGAGAGCAGCGTCATCGCCGACCCGGCGCAGACCCTCAGCGTCCTCGCGCGGCTGGCCGCGCAGGGTGTGCGGATCTCGCTGGACGACTTCGGCACCGGGTACTCCAGCCTGTCCTACCTGCAGCGGCTGCCAGTGCAGGAGGTCAAGATCGACCGCTCCTTCGTGTTCGGGCTGGCCCAGCAGGAGGACGCGCGCAACAGCCGCGCGCTGATCAGCGCCATCACCAGCCTGTGCCGCAGCCTCGACCTGCACGTCGTGGCCGAGGGGGCAGAGCTGGCCGAGATGCTCGACGAGCTGCGCGTCCTCGGCTGCGACGTCGCGCAGGGGTACGTGATCGCCCGGCCGTTGAGTGCGCCGGACTTCGCCCGCTGGCTGGACGAGAGCGCGTTCGCCGGCTCGCCGCGGCCGCGTCTGCTGGACGACCGGGCGTCGGCCTGA
- a CDS encoding 4Fe-4S dicluster domain-containing protein, translating to MASHRRDPDPRVAQRAGWEDPPPRKGFFTDTSICIGCKACEVACKEWNGVPDDGFNLLGSSYDNTGALGASTWRHVAFIEQPKELPGVDPGLRGTPVGPPATDAVNAAADDALTGERTALGTDTTKVSLGMPSFDLPGSADPDGKRTDFRWLMSSDVCKHCTHAACLDVCPTGSLFRTEFGTVVVQDDICNGCGYCVPACPFGVIDRRIGDKGTKNVGIAQKCTLCYDRLGAGKTPACAQACPTESIQFGDLDELRERAQRRVEALHERGVTDARLYGESPDDGIGGAGAMFLLLDEPEVYGLPPDPVVTTRDLPAMWRQAGLAAAGLLAAAVTSFLGRRR from the coding sequence ATGGCGTCGCATCGCCGCGACCCCGACCCCCGGGTCGCGCAGCGGGCGGGCTGGGAGGACCCGCCGCCGCGCAAGGGCTTCTTCACCGACACGTCGATCTGCATCGGCTGCAAGGCGTGCGAGGTCGCCTGCAAGGAGTGGAACGGCGTCCCCGACGACGGGTTCAACCTGCTCGGGTCCTCGTACGACAACACCGGCGCGCTCGGCGCCTCCACGTGGCGGCACGTCGCGTTCATCGAGCAGCCCAAGGAGCTGCCCGGGGTCGACCCGGGGCTGCGCGGCACCCCGGTCGGCCCCCCGGCCACCGACGCCGTCAACGCCGCCGCCGACGACGCGCTGACCGGTGAGCGCACCGCGCTGGGCACCGACACCACCAAGGTCTCGCTCGGTATGCCGTCGTTCGACCTCCCCGGCTCCGCCGACCCCGACGGCAAGCGCACCGACTTCCGGTGGCTGATGTCGTCCGACGTCTGCAAGCACTGCACGCACGCGGCCTGCCTGGACGTGTGCCCGACGGGGTCGCTCTTCCGCACGGAGTTCGGCACCGTCGTCGTGCAGGACGACATCTGCAACGGCTGCGGCTACTGCGTGCCCGCCTGCCCGTTCGGCGTCATCGACCGGCGCATCGGCGACAAGGGGACGAAGAACGTCGGCATCGCCCAGAAGTGCACGCTGTGCTACGACCGGCTCGGCGCGGGCAAGACACCGGCGTGCGCGCAGGCCTGCCCCACCGAGTCGATCCAGTTCGGCGATCTCGACGAGTTGCGCGAGCGCGCTCAACGACGTGTCGAGGCCCTGCACGAGCGCGGGGTGACCGACGCCCGCCTGTACGGGGAGAGTCCCGACGACGGCATCGGCGGGGCCGGCGCGATGTTCCTGCTGCTCGACGAGCCGGAGGTCTACGGCCTGCCGCCGGACCCGGTCGTCACCACCCGTGACCTGCCCGCGATGTGGCGGCAGGCGGGGCTGGCCGCCGCAGGCCTGCTGGCCGCGGCCGTCACCTCGTTCCTGGGGCGGCGGCGGTGA